A genomic segment from Nicotiana tabacum cultivar K326 chromosome 7, ASM71507v2, whole genome shotgun sequence encodes:
- the LOC107793272 gene encoding glucan endo-1,3-beta-D-glucosidase-like, translating to MATQKLSSFFLIFLVLLQSLSSAESQAFIGVNYGQLADNLPPVTETVKLIQSTRIEKVRLYGADPAIIKALANTGIGIVIGAANGDIPALASDPNYAGQWVNSNVLAYYPASKIIVVTVGNEVVTSGDQNLIPQLLPAMQNVQNALNAASLGGKIKVSTVHAMSILSQSDPPSSGLFSPVFGDTLKALLQFHKENGSPLMINPYPFFAYQSDPRPETLAFCLFQPNAGRVDSGSGIKYMNMFDAQVDAIHSALNAWGFKEVQIVVAETGWPYKGDPNEVGPSVDNAKAYNGNLINHLRSMVGTPLMPGISVDTYIFALYDEDLKPGPGSERSFGLFKPDLSVTYDVGLSKNAQTPTAPVTPVSPAPATTPTTPTTPVTPVTPTPKPTGAAWCMPKPGTPDAELQANLDYACSQAGIDCTPIQAGGACFEPNTVASHAAYAMNLLYQTAGRNPWNCDFSQTAALTSTNPSYGGCTYPGGSL from the exons ATGGCTACACAAAAGCTTTCGagtttcttccttattttccttgTTTTATTGCAATCTCTTTCTTCCGCAG AGTCTCAAGCTTTTATCGGCGTTAACTACGGACAACTCGCCGATAACCTCCCGCCGGTGACGGAGACGGTGAAGCTCATTCAGTCGACGAGGATTGAGAAGGTGAGGTTGTATGGGGCGGATCCGGCGATTATAAAAGCGTTGGCGAATACCGGCATTGGAATTGTGATCGGCGCTGCTAATGGTGATATCCCAGCGCTTGCATCCGACCCGAATTACGCGGGCCAATGGGTTAATTCTAATGTGTTGGCTTATTATCCGGCGAGTAAGATTATTGTTGTTACTGTCGGTAATGAAGTCGTGACCTCAGGAGATCAGAACCTTATTCCTCAACTTTTGCCGGCCATGCAAAATGTCCAAAATGCCCTTAATGCTG CTTCCCTCGGTGGGAAAATCAAGGTATCAACAGTACACGCCATGTCCATTTTGTCTCAGTCCGACCCGCCTTCTTCCGGGTTATTCAGTCCAGTATTTGGAGACACGCTGAAAGCTCTGCTACAATTTCACAAGGAAAATGGTTCACCTTTGATGATCAATCCATACCCATTCTTTGCATATCAGAGTGATCCAAGACCTGAAACCTTGGCATTCTGTCTCTTCCAACCAAATGCTGGCCGGGTCGACTCAGGATCCGGTATCAAATACATGAACATGTTTGATGCACAG GTTGATGCTATACATTCTGCCCTGAATGCATGGGGATTCAAGGAAGTTCAAATTGTGGTTGCAGAGACAGGGTGGCCATACAAGGGAGACCCAAATGAAGTAGGCCCAAgtgtggataatgcaaaagcttATAACGGTAACTTGATAAACCACTTGAGGTCTATGGTTGGCACTCCATTGATGCCTGGCATATCTGTTGATACCTATATATTTGCCCTCTATGATGAGGATTTGAAGCCTGGGCCTGGCTCGGAACGCTCATTTGGACTTTTCAAACCTGATCTTTCTGTGACATATGACGTTGGCCTCTCAAAAAATGCGCAG ACTCCTACAGCTCCAGTAACTCCAGTGAGCCCTGCACCAGCAACAACTCCCACGACACCAACAACTCCAGTAACTCCGGTTACACCAACACCAAAACCAACAGGAGCTGCTTGGTGCATGCCAAAGCCGGGAACTCCTGATGCTGAATTACAGGCGAATCTTGACTATGCCTGTAGCCAGGCTGGTATTGACTGTACCCCTATTCAAGCAGGCGGTGCCTGCTTTGAACCAAATACTGTTGCATCGCATGCTGCTTATGCTATGAATCTTCTTTACCAAACTGCTGGCAGGAATCCTTGGAACTGCGACTTCTCTCAAACCGCTGCCCTCACCTCAACAAATCCTA GTTACGGTGGCTGTACTTATCCTGGTGGCAGCTTATGA